The following coding sequences are from one Diospyros lotus cultivar Yz01 chromosome 7, ASM1463336v1, whole genome shotgun sequence window:
- the LOC127806964 gene encoding APO protein 1, chloroplastic isoform X1 produces MLQQFPGVLLASWDPSQRGVFLGIVELKKHKLPGLKSYSHQLKFQVGHENIQTDGPTTLGTFCYGGQRPAQGFNSKKQESYRQNVDLPPILPKKKKKPYPIPLKKIQQAARADKKLAEKGIEKSLEPPKNGLLVPDLIPLAYEVLDAWKILIRGIAQLLHVVPVHACSECSEVHVAHSGHCIQNCHGPTSSKRRGFHSWVKGSINDVLLPIESYHMYDPFGPRIKHDTRFNYDRIPALVELCIQAGVDIPEYPSRRRTKPVRMIGRKLIDLGGSDEEPQQCLSVHSTSSLVDIDTHRAFERFPAPTELAVPGIAQETIRAYEKVRWGVTKLMRKYTVKACGYCSEVHVGPWGHNAKLCGEFKHQWRDGKHGWQDATVDEVFPPNYVWHVRDPEGPPLKSALKRFYGKAPAVVELCLQAGAQVPDRYKTMMRLDIVIPESDEAFSVA; encoded by the exons TTTCAGGTTGGGcatgaaaatattcaaactgATGGACCAACAACATTGGGAACCTTTTGTTATGGTGGTCAACGGCCTGCTCAAGGATTCAACTCTAAGAAACAGGAATCATATCGTCAAAATGTGGATCTTCCTCCGATACTAcccaagaaaaagaagaagcctTATCCAATCCCTCTAAAGAAGATACAGCAGGCTGCCAGGGCTGACAAAAAGCTTGCAGAAAAGGGAATAGAGAAGTCCCTTGAGCCTCCAAAAAATGGGTTACTGGTTCCTGATTTAATCCCACTTGCGTATGAAGTATTAGACGCGTGGAAAATTTTAATTAGGGGAATTGCACAGCTCTTGCACGTTGTACCTGTTCATGCTTGCAG TGAGTGCTCAGAAGTTCATGTGGCGCACAGTGGTCATTGCATCCAGAACTGCCATGGCCCAACCAGTTCAAAGCGCAGAGGCTTCCATTCTTGGGTCAAAGGATCCATTAACGATGTTCTTCTCCCTATTGAATCATATCATATGTACGATCCTTTTGGTCCGCGCATTAAACATGACACTCGATTTAACTATGACAGAATTCCAGCTCTTGTGGAGCTATGCATCCAAGCAGGCGTTGATATACCAGAATATCCTTCAAGGCGTCGCACCAAGCCTGTCCGAATGATTGGGAGGAAACTGATTGACCTGGGTGGATCTGACGAGGAGCCTCAACAATGTCTCTCTGTACACTCAACTTCATCACTGGTAGATATTGACACACACAGGGCATTTGAGCGATTCCCAGCTCCCACAGAGCTGGCAGTGCCTGGGATTGCACAGGAGACCATTCGTGCATATGAGAAAGTCAGATGGGGTGTGACAAAGTTGATGAGGAAGTACACAGTGAAGGCTTGTGGCTATTGTTCGGAGGTTCATGTAGGTCCATGGGGTCACAATGCCAAGCTTTGTGGAGAATTTAAGCACCAATGGAGGGATGGAAAGCACGGGTGGCAGGATGCCACGGTGGATGAAGTATTCCCTCCAAATTATGTATGGCACGTTCGTGATCCAGAAGGACCGCCTCTGAAGAGTGCACTTAAGAGGTTCTATGGGAAGGCTCCGGCTGTAGTTGAACTGTGCCTGCAAGCTGGTGCCCAAGTTCCGGACAGATACAAGACCATGATGCGTCTCGATATTGTGATCCCAGAAAGTGATGAAGCTTTCTCAGTTGCATAG
- the LOC127806964 gene encoding APO protein 1, chloroplastic isoform X2, which translates to MLQQFPGVLLASWDPSQRGVFLGIVELKKHKLPGLKSYSHQLKVGHENIQTDGPTTLGTFCYGGQRPAQGFNSKKQESYRQNVDLPPILPKKKKKPYPIPLKKIQQAARADKKLAEKGIEKSLEPPKNGLLVPDLIPLAYEVLDAWKILIRGIAQLLHVVPVHACSECSEVHVAHSGHCIQNCHGPTSSKRRGFHSWVKGSINDVLLPIESYHMYDPFGPRIKHDTRFNYDRIPALVELCIQAGVDIPEYPSRRRTKPVRMIGRKLIDLGGSDEEPQQCLSVHSTSSLVDIDTHRAFERFPAPTELAVPGIAQETIRAYEKVRWGVTKLMRKYTVKACGYCSEVHVGPWGHNAKLCGEFKHQWRDGKHGWQDATVDEVFPPNYVWHVRDPEGPPLKSALKRFYGKAPAVVELCLQAGAQVPDRYKTMMRLDIVIPESDEAFSVA; encoded by the exons GTTGGGcatgaaaatattcaaactgATGGACCAACAACATTGGGAACCTTTTGTTATGGTGGTCAACGGCCTGCTCAAGGATTCAACTCTAAGAAACAGGAATCATATCGTCAAAATGTGGATCTTCCTCCGATACTAcccaagaaaaagaagaagcctTATCCAATCCCTCTAAAGAAGATACAGCAGGCTGCCAGGGCTGACAAAAAGCTTGCAGAAAAGGGAATAGAGAAGTCCCTTGAGCCTCCAAAAAATGGGTTACTGGTTCCTGATTTAATCCCACTTGCGTATGAAGTATTAGACGCGTGGAAAATTTTAATTAGGGGAATTGCACAGCTCTTGCACGTTGTACCTGTTCATGCTTGCAG TGAGTGCTCAGAAGTTCATGTGGCGCACAGTGGTCATTGCATCCAGAACTGCCATGGCCCAACCAGTTCAAAGCGCAGAGGCTTCCATTCTTGGGTCAAAGGATCCATTAACGATGTTCTTCTCCCTATTGAATCATATCATATGTACGATCCTTTTGGTCCGCGCATTAAACATGACACTCGATTTAACTATGACAGAATTCCAGCTCTTGTGGAGCTATGCATCCAAGCAGGCGTTGATATACCAGAATATCCTTCAAGGCGTCGCACCAAGCCTGTCCGAATGATTGGGAGGAAACTGATTGACCTGGGTGGATCTGACGAGGAGCCTCAACAATGTCTCTCTGTACACTCAACTTCATCACTGGTAGATATTGACACACACAGGGCATTTGAGCGATTCCCAGCTCCCACAGAGCTGGCAGTGCCTGGGATTGCACAGGAGACCATTCGTGCATATGAGAAAGTCAGATGGGGTGTGACAAAGTTGATGAGGAAGTACACAGTGAAGGCTTGTGGCTATTGTTCGGAGGTTCATGTAGGTCCATGGGGTCACAATGCCAAGCTTTGTGGAGAATTTAAGCACCAATGGAGGGATGGAAAGCACGGGTGGCAGGATGCCACGGTGGATGAAGTATTCCCTCCAAATTATGTATGGCACGTTCGTGATCCAGAAGGACCGCCTCTGAAGAGTGCACTTAAGAGGTTCTATGGGAAGGCTCCGGCTGTAGTTGAACTGTGCCTGCAAGCTGGTGCCCAAGTTCCGGACAGATACAAGACCATGATGCGTCTCGATATTGTGATCCCAGAAAGTGATGAAGCTTTCTCAGTTGCATAG